A stretch of Methanobrevibacter sp. YE315 DNA encodes these proteins:
- a CDS encoding aminodeoxychorismate/anthranilate synthase component II, producing MILLIDNYDSFSYNLFQLIGEVNSDILVYRNDKITIEEIRDLNPECIILSPGPGKPENAGMCVDIVKEFHDSIPILGVCLGHQAICTAFGGRISHAKRLMHGKSSNISLDYDYIFKGLPSEITVGRYHSLSLVKDTLPDCLEVISKSLDDGEIMAVKHQDFNVYGLQFHPESILTPDGLTIIKNFIEKTDKGIL from the coding sequence ATGATTCTTTTAATTGACAATTATGATAGTTTTTCATATAATTTATTTCAGCTGATAGGTGAGGTGAATTCAGATATTTTGGTCTATAGGAACGATAAGATAACTATAGAAGAGATAAGGGATTTAAATCCGGAATGCATCATATTGTCTCCGGGGCCTGGAAAGCCTGAAAATGCGGGGATGTGCGTTGATATTGTAAAGGAGTTCCATGACAGCATTCCTATTTTGGGAGTTTGCTTGGGCCATCAAGCGATTTGCACAGCCTTCGGCGGCAGGATATCCCATGCCAAAAGATTGATGCACGGAAAATCTTCAAACATTTCACTGGATTATGATTATATTTTCAAAGGCTTGCCGAGTGAGATTACTGTCGGCAGGTATCATTCACTGAGTTTAGTCAAAGATACTCTTCCGGACTGTCTTGAAGTCATTTCAAAATCATTGGATGACGGCGAAATCATGGCTGTAAAGCATCAGGACTTTAATGTATATGGCCTTCAATTTCATCCGGAATCAATTTTGACACCTGATGGGTTGACAATTATTAAGAATTTTATAGAAAAAACTGATAAAGGGATTTTATGA
- a CDS encoding phosphoribosylanthranilate isomerase has product MVKIKICGLRRLEDIKIVNKYKPDYVGFVFAESKRKVSHSLAADLKNYLDSDIVSVGVFVDAPKDEIINLFNDKIIEVAQLHGNESEEFIQELKEKTDNNLKIIKAIEMSKDTNLNDYERSQADFLLLDSGKGSGKTFDWRLIRKNLKKEFFLAGGLNSSNIKEAILEFDPYAVDLSSGLETDGFKDENKIKEIMEVIN; this is encoded by the coding sequence ATGGTTAAAATCAAAATCTGTGGACTCAGGAGATTGGAGGATATAAAAATTGTAAACAAATACAAACCCGATTATGTTGGTTTCGTATTTGCAGAAAGCAAAAGGAAAGTATCCCATTCATTGGCTGCAGATTTAAAGAATTATCTTGATTCCGATATAGTTTCAGTAGGGGTTTTTGTCGATGCTCCCAAAGATGAAATAATAAACTTATTCAATGATAAAATAATTGAGGTTGCACAGCTTCACGGAAATGAAAGTGAAGAATTTATCCAAGAATTAAAAGAAAAAACTGATAACAATTTAAAGATTATTAAAGCCATTGAAATGTCGAAAGACACTAATTTAAATGATTATGAACGTTCTCAAGCCGATTTTTTACTTTTGGATAGTGGCAAGGGAAGCGGAAAAACTTTTGACTGGCGGCTGATTAGAAAAAATTTAAAAAAGGAATTTTTCCTAGCAGGGGGATTGAATAGTTCAAATATTAAGGAGGCTATCCTTGAATTTGACCCTTATGCTGTTGACTTAAGTTCAGGTCTTGAAACTGACGGATTTAAAGATGAAAATAAAATTAAAGAGATTATGGAGGTTATAAATTGA
- a CDS encoding helix-turn-helix transcriptional regulator, producing METMIRPLRQEKGITQQQLADLVGVTRQTINALENARYNPSLLLAYHITKTLGKNAIEDVFIFKEDD from the coding sequence TTGGAAACTATGATAAGGCCGTTACGCCAAGAAAAAGGCATAACCCAACAACAACTAGCCGATTTGGTTGGTGTAACACGCCAAACAATAAATGCTTTAGAAAATGCTCGCTATAACCCTTCCTTATTATTGGCCTATCACATTACTAAGACATTGGGTAAAAATGCTATAGAAGATGTTTTTATCTTCAAAGAAGATGATTAA
- the trpD gene encoding anthranilate phosphoribosyltransferase, with protein MIKEAILKVYKHEDLTYDEAYQTMDEIMSGEASEVQMSAYLTAMSMKGETIDEITASAEAMRAHCVRLLNDKEVLEIVGTGGDGSNTFNISTTSSIVISAAGVPVAKHGNRSASSKCGAADVLEQLGVNIYIEPEKSLKCLDEINLCFLFAQNYHLSMKYVANVRKELSIRTIFNILGPLTNPAGATMQVLGVYEKELVEPLINVLNNLGVKSAVSVYGMDGMDEISVSDKTFVCELKDGKTMSYEISPELFGMELASKEDIVGGDAKENAEITLSILNGEKGPRRNAVLLNSAAGLYVAGKVDSLREGVDLASEIIDSGKALEQLEKFIEFTNS; from the coding sequence ATGATTAAAGAAGCTATTTTAAAAGTATATAAACATGAAGATTTAACTTATGATGAAGCATATCAGACCATGGATGAAATCATGAGCGGTGAAGCAAGTGAAGTTCAAATGAGTGCCTATTTAACCGCAATGTCCATGAAAGGAGAGACAATAGATGAAATCACAGCATCTGCAGAAGCTATGAGGGCTCATTGTGTAAGGTTATTGAACGACAAGGAAGTTTTGGAAATAGTCGGAACCGGAGGAGACGGTTCAAACACATTCAACATATCAACCACTTCATCAATTGTCATTTCGGCTGCAGGTGTTCCCGTTGCAAAACACGGAAATCGTTCAGCATCCAGCAAATGTGGGGCGGCAGACGTTTTGGAACAACTTGGAGTAAACATTTACATTGAACCAGAAAAAAGCTTGAAATGTCTAGATGAAATTAATCTGTGTTTCTTATTCGCTCAAAATTATCACTTGTCCATGAAATATGTGGCAAATGTTAGAAAAGAGCTTTCAATCAGAACAATCTTTAACATTTTAGGCCCGCTAACAAATCCTGCCGGGGCTACAATGCAGGTTCTCGGTGTTTATGAAAAAGAATTAGTAGAACCTTTAATCAATGTATTAAATAATCTGGGTGTAAAATCTGCAGTATCCGTATACGGTATGGACGGCATGGATGAAATTTCAGTCAGTGATAAAACATTTGTATGTGAACTTAAAGATGGTAAAACAATGTCTTATGAAATTTCACCGGAACTTTTCGGAATGGAGTTGGCATCCAAAGAGGATATTGTCGGTGGGGACGCAAAAGAGAATGCTGAAATTACTCTGTCAATATTGAATGGTGAAAAAGGTCCGAGAAGGAATGCTGTTCTCTTGAATTCCGCTGCAGGATTGTATGTTGCAGGAAAAGTCGATTCATTAAGGGAAGGTGTTGATTTGGCTAGTGAAATAATTGACTCCGGTAAGGCTTTAGAGCAACTTGAAAAATTTATTGAATTTACAAATAGCTGA
- the trpC gene encoding indole-3-glycerol phosphate synthase TrpC, with translation MLDEIVEKTKERVEAAKNILPLDELKKEVSAMDISDEFPFKRALSDPEIAIIAEVKKASPSKGVIAEDFDYIAIAKEYEEAGANAISVLTEPYFFKGDDSYLKEIAETVDIPILRKDFIVDEYMIWEAKLLGASAILLIVSILDIVQLKKYLDLAHDLGLSAIVETHDGDEIMRAMTVGAEIVGVNNRNLNDFTVDIDNSISLRRCVSSDVIFISESGIKTKEDVARLKENDVDAVLIGETLMKSDDKKAMISELKNG, from the coding sequence ATGTTGGATGAAATAGTGGAAAAAACAAAAGAAAGAGTAGAGGCTGCTAAAAACATTTTGCCGTTGGACGAACTTAAAAAGGAAGTTTCAGCAATGGATATTTCTGATGAATTTCCATTTAAGAGGGCATTGTCAGATCCTGAAATAGCAATCATCGCTGAAGTTAAGAAAGCTTCACCTTCTAAAGGTGTAATTGCTGAAGATTTTGATTACATAGCCATTGCAAAGGAATATGAGGAAGCAGGAGCCAATGCAATTTCTGTTTTGACTGAACCATACTTTTTTAAGGGTGATGATTCCTATCTGAAGGAAATTGCCGAAACAGTCGATATCCCGATTTTGAGAAAGGACTTTATCGTCGATGAATATATGATTTGGGAAGCTAAACTGCTTGGGGCATCAGCTATTTTACTTATAGTATCCATTTTGGATATTGTTCAGCTTAAGAAATATCTGGATTTGGCCCATGACCTGGGGCTTTCTGCAATTGTTGAAACTCATGACGGGGATGAGATTATGCGCGCTATGACTGTCGGCGCAGAAATCGTCGGTGTAAATAACAGAAATCTGAATGATTTTACAGTAGATATCGATAATAGTATCAGTTTACGTAGATGTGTTAGTAGTGATGTAATATTTATTTCAGAAAGCGGCATTAAAACAAAGGAAGATGTTGCCAGATTAAAAGAAAACGATGTTGATGCAGTTTTAATAGGCGAAACTTTAATGAAAAGTGATGATAAGAAGGCTATGATTTCGGAGTTGAAGAATGGTTAA
- the trpE gene encoding anthranilate synthase component I: MFSPSLDEVKKIAENKEYKRIPISYELFSDMVTPIEVLRILKSTSKHTYMLESVEDSQKWGRYSFLGFNPILEFTCQDGVVCIRGDEEFNGLNDDEKVIKTDNPSEIIKSLVNENRSPKFDYLPPFTGGFVGYFAYDYIKYVEPSLNLDAENQDCFKDIDLMLFDKVIAFDNFKQKLILISNIKTDNLEINYEKACKELKDIAELIKNGKKSKIIPLSLQSDFKPVFSREEYCEMVEKAKNYIYEGDIFQVVLSNRIEADISGSLFDTYRVLRTTNPSPYMFYFSSDDIEIAGASPETLVKLNGDKLYTFPLAGTRPRGESEEEDLKLQEELLADEKELAEHNMLVDLGRNDIGRISEIGSVSVEKYLSIEKFSHVMHIGSTVTGTLRSDLDSLSAIDSILPAGTLSGAPKIRACEIINELENNKRGIYGGAIGYIDLSGNIDTCISIRIAFARNNKVFIRSGAGIVADSVPDKEFDECLNKAKAVINALNIADGGIE; the protein is encoded by the coding sequence ATGTTTTCCCCAAGTTTAGATGAAGTTAAAAAAATTGCAGAAAATAAAGAATATAAGCGAATACCCATATCTTATGAGTTATTCTCAGATATGGTTACTCCAATAGAAGTTTTAAGGATTTTAAAGTCTACTAGTAAGCATACATACATGTTGGAAAGTGTTGAGGATTCACAGAAATGGGGAAGATACAGCTTTTTAGGTTTTAATCCTATATTGGAGTTCACATGTCAGGACGGTGTTGTATGCATTAGGGGCGATGAAGAGTTCAACGGATTGAATGATGATGAAAAAGTAATCAAAACCGATAATCCCAGTGAAATCATAAAAAGTCTGGTAAATGAAAACAGATCTCCAAAATTTGATTATTTGCCACCATTTACCGGAGGTTTTGTTGGTTATTTTGCATACGATTATATAAAATATGTAGAGCCGTCACTTAATTTAGATGCTGAAAATCAAGACTGCTTTAAGGATATTGATTTGATGCTGTTTGATAAGGTCATTGCCTTTGACAATTTTAAACAGAAGCTCATTCTAATTTCTAATATCAAAACTGATAATTTGGAGATTAATTATGAAAAGGCATGTAAGGAGTTGAAAGACATTGCTGAATTAATCAAAAACGGTAAAAAATCTAAAATTATACCACTCAGCTTACAATCAGATTTTAAACCTGTTTTTTCACGCGAGGAATATTGTGAAATGGTTGAAAAGGCAAAAAATTATATTTATGAGGGGGATATATTTCAAGTTGTGCTTTCGAATAGAATTGAAGCAGACATTTCCGGAAGCCTATTTGATACATATAGGGTTTTAAGAACCACCAACCCTTCTCCTTACATGTTTTATTTCTCAAGCGATGATATTGAGATTGCTGGAGCATCACCGGAAACCTTAGTTAAGTTGAATGGAGATAAGCTGTATACATTCCCGCTAGCCGGAACCAGACCTCGCGGAGAGAGCGAAGAGGAAGATTTGAAATTACAGGAAGAATTGCTGGCTGATGAAAAGGAATTGGCGGAACATAATATGCTTGTTGATTTGGGGCGCAACGATATCGGAAGGATATCAGAAATAGGCTCTGTAAGTGTGGAGAAGTATTTGTCAATTGAAAAGTTTTCCCATGTAATGCATATTGGATCTACTGTAACAGGAACATTAAGAAGCGATTTGGATTCGCTTTCAGCTATCGATTCAATATTGCCTGCAGGAACATTGTCCGGTGCTCCAAAAATAAGAGCATGCGAAATAATCAATGAACTTGAAAACAACAAAAGAGGAATTTACGGCGGAGCTATTGGATATATAGATTTAAGCGGAAATATTGATACTTGCATTTCAATAAGAATAGCGTTTGCCAGAAATAATAAGGTATTCATCCGTTCAGGAGCGGGAATCGTTGCCGACAGCGTTCCGGACAAGGAATTTGATGAATGCTTGAATAAGGCCAAAGCGGTTATCAATGCATTAAATATTGCAGATGGAGGTATTGAATGA
- the purB gene encoding adenylosuccinate lyase, whose product MAIHPIEFRYGTPEMKNIWEEENKLQRMLDVESALAQAEGKLGIIPQEVADEIAAKANTKYVKLERVKAIEAETNHDIAALSKGITEVCENGAGEYVHFGATSNDIVDSSNSLLIKDSITVLKEKLERLTKIMLELTKEHKMKVCIGRTHGQHALPTTYGMKFGLWADELHRQYDRLEHAESNVCIGMMDGAVGTTAALGEQGWEIHKSVAEILGLPAATITNQVVQRDNHVEFISVLANIASTLDKIALEIRSLQRTEIMEVGEYFDPEKQVGSSTMPHKMNPITAERICGVARIVKSYVNAALDNNPLWHERDLTNSSCERIMFPESCILTDYILNLTIKLMSNLVFYDENIERNLNLTNGLIMAERLMAELTRAGMGKQTAYGIVRKNAIKANKEKLLLGELILEDEEVQKYLTQEDVDKIMDPHTYTGSIPAIIDELLEKSESWF is encoded by the coding sequence ATGGCAATACACCCTATTGAATTTAGATATGGGACACCTGAAATGAAAAATATATGGGAAGAAGAAAATAAATTACAAAGAATGTTAGATGTTGAATCTGCATTGGCTCAAGCTGAAGGAAAACTTGGCATAATACCACAGGAAGTCGCTGATGAAATCGCTGCAAAAGCAAACACAAAATATGTAAAATTAGAAAGAGTTAAAGCTATTGAAGCTGAAACAAACCACGATATTGCTGCTTTATCTAAAGGAATTACAGAAGTATGCGAAAACGGTGCCGGCGAGTATGTGCACTTTGGAGCAACATCCAACGACATTGTAGACAGTTCAAATTCATTACTAATTAAAGACTCCATTACAGTACTAAAAGAAAAGCTAGAAAGATTAACAAAAATCATGCTTGAATTGACAAAAGAACACAAAATGAAGGTTTGTATCGGCCGTACACACGGTCAACATGCACTCCCAACAACATATGGAATGAAATTTGGTTTATGGGCTGATGAACTCCACAGACAATATGACAGATTAGAACATGCAGAATCAAATGTTTGTATTGGAATGATGGATGGAGCAGTGGGCACTACTGCAGCTTTAGGAGAACAAGGATGGGAAATTCACAAAAGCGTAGCAGAAATATTAGGCCTGCCTGCAGCAACAATTACCAACCAAGTGGTTCAAAGGGACAACCATGTAGAATTCATTAGTGTACTGGCCAATATCGCAAGTACCTTAGATAAAATTGCACTTGAAATCAGAAGTTTGCAAAGAACTGAGATTATGGAAGTGGGCGAGTACTTCGATCCTGAAAAACAAGTTGGAAGCAGCACCATGCCTCACAAAATGAATCCAATCACTGCTGAAAGAATTTGCGGTGTTGCAAGAATTGTAAAATCATATGTTAATGCGGCATTGGACAACAACCCTCTTTGGCACGAAAGGGATTTAACCAATTCCTCCTGTGAAAGAATTATGTTTCCAGAAAGCTGTATCTTAACTGATTATATTTTAAACTTAACAATAAAATTAATGTCAAATCTCGTATTCTATGATGAAAACATCGAAAGAAACTTGAACTTAACTAACGGTTTAATTATGGCTGAAAGATTAATGGCAGAACTTACCCGTGCAGGAATGGGAAAACAAACCGCATATGGAATTGTAAGAAAAAATGCTATTAAAGCAAATAAAGAAAAACTATTGCTCGGCGAGTTAATCCTGGAAGACGAAGAAGTTCAAAAATACTTAACTCAAGAAGATGTTGACAAAATAATGGATCCTCACACCTACACAGGATCTATACCTGCAATTATCGATGAATTGCTTGAAAAATCAGAAAGTTGGTTTTAA
- a CDS encoding CPBP family intramembrane glutamic endopeptidase: MSIFNEKIKQISLKEVLFLILILYFSYFLLTYFNIDIGGPWINLFIIAYFIYRIGDFSGLKEDIFKAVSKDSMKSILIVVLLNIFISYGLLYLSQFLLKTFPSLDFLVSFHLSSMYLINSIISVSFISTVFISPVVEELIFRGVLINKLNLIVPTTFSILITSLMFASLHSFGSIIAAFVFAVCMGILYVKTENIVVVILAHFLNNLIAESIVICDVNNVLFTNGIVVLIMSVLAIVSAVLIAVSIIEELHNLK; this comes from the coding sequence ATGTCAATTTTTAACGAAAAAATTAAACAGATTAGTTTAAAAGAGGTATTATTTTTAATACTTATTCTATATTTTTCCTATTTTTTATTAACATATTTCAATATTGACATTGGAGGGCCCTGGATCAATCTGTTTATAATCGCATATTTCATTTATAGAATAGGAGATTTTTCAGGGCTAAAAGAAGACATTTTTAAGGCGGTTTCAAAAGATTCGATGAAATCCATTTTGATAGTTGTCCTTCTAAACATTTTCATCTCTTATGGGCTCCTGTATTTGTCCCAATTCCTGTTAAAAACATTTCCTTCACTGGATTTTTTAGTCAGTTTTCATTTGTCTTCTATGTATTTGATTAATTCAATCATTTCTGTTAGTTTCATTTCCACAGTTTTTATCTCCCCTGTTGTTGAGGAGCTGATTTTTAGGGGCGTTCTAATAAATAAATTGAATTTAATAGTTCCTACAACCTTTTCTATACTCATCACTTCATTGATGTTTGCTTCATTGCATAGCTTTGGAAGCATTATAGCGGCATTTGTTTTTGCAGTCTGTATGGGGATTTTATATGTAAAAACAGAAAATATTGTCGTTGTAATTTTGGCTCATTTTTTAAATAACCTGATTGCCGAAAGCATAGTTATTTGTGATGTAAACAATGTCCTATTTACAAATGGCATTGTTGTTTTAATCATGTCTGTTCTGGCAATTGTTTCAGCTGTTCTGATTGCAGTTTCGATTATTGAGGAATTACATAATCTTAAATAA
- a CDS encoding heavy metal translocating P-type ATPase: MVKHKHMDLPIEGMHCASCVLSVNKTFGKIEGVEEVDADLAANKLHITVDTKKISYEEMEKLVKNLGFDLHTDEMTIRIQGMHCASCTMNVENFLIRLDGIFDVKADLTSQSARIRYDSSKVTLDEIDEVITSLGFELLGVEGQTEIDEEEIYQQDLREKRNRIIVGLFFSVILVILMFSGWDPLSGVVQSLNQATGLDISSKGLLSLLVSIIPFLYVSLPILKAGINGLMHKNLNMDVMYSMGILVAYISSIFGTFHIVLDHTFMFYDSAVMLPSFLMIGRYLEARAKKRTSDSIRELIGLQPTVATAIEIDENGEIISQKEVSISDIVLDDLLLVKPGEKIPVDGDVVGGESYVDESMINGEPIPKVKKDGEEVFAGTINQDGVLHIKAKKIGKETVLSNIIRLVEKAQSSRPPVQKFANTIVSYFIPVILTIAIVVFLIWYFVLGASLLFSLTCLISILVVACPCALGLATPTAVTVGVGRAAEYGILIKNGDTLENAGQIDVAAFDKTGTITEGKPEVDDVIAYGVSDEELIRLAASVEQNSNHPIAKAIVNKSKELNIGLESTETFENITGKGLKAVLNGSEVLAGNLALMQSEEVEVSDDLIDKYHELEKLSKTIIFLAQDKSIKGILSLSDKIKPTSKRTIDELHKMGVETYMLTGDNESTALNVAREVGIDNVKAGVLPENKLDIVKQAQANHTKKVLFVGDGINDAPALTQADIGVAMGNGTDIAMESGDIVVMEGDLENVVAAVQFSKKVMRRIKENIFWAFAYNTILIPIAAGVLYPTFGITFEPALAGLAMAMSSVTVITLSLMLKRYVPEIKRKNSKN; the protein is encoded by the coding sequence CTGGTGAAACATAAACATATGGATTTGCCAATTGAGGGAATGCATTGTGCTTCTTGTGTTTTAAGCGTAAATAAAACGTTTGGTAAGATTGAAGGTGTTGAAGAAGTTGATGCGGACCTTGCAGCAAACAAATTACATATTACGGTCGATACTAAAAAGATTTCCTATGAAGAAATGGAAAAGTTGGTAAAAAACCTTGGTTTTGATCTTCACACTGATGAAATGACAATAAGAATTCAAGGAATGCATTGTGCTTCATGTACAATGAATGTTGAGAATTTTCTAATTAGATTGGACGGTATTTTTGACGTAAAAGCGGATTTGACTTCCCAATCTGCAAGAATTAGATATGATTCATCAAAAGTTACATTGGATGAAATCGATGAGGTAATCACTTCTTTAGGTTTTGAGCTTTTAGGCGTTGAAGGACAAACTGAAATTGATGAAGAGGAAATTTACCAGCAGGATTTAAGAGAAAAACGCAACAGGATTATTGTTGGTTTATTCTTTTCAGTTATCTTAGTCATTTTAATGTTCAGCGGATGGGACCCATTATCAGGAGTAGTTCAATCTTTAAATCAGGCCACTGGTCTGGATATAAGTTCAAAAGGATTACTTTCATTACTCGTAAGTATTATTCCATTTTTATATGTTTCATTACCTATCTTAAAAGCAGGAATCAACGGATTAATGCATAAGAACTTGAATATGGATGTAATGTATTCAATGGGTATTTTGGTTGCATATATTTCAAGTATTTTCGGAACATTCCACATCGTATTGGACCATACTTTCATGTTTTATGATTCAGCAGTAATGCTTCCGTCATTTTTAATGATTGGAAGATATCTTGAAGCAAGAGCCAAGAAAAGAACTTCTGATTCAATCCGTGAATTAATCGGCCTTCAGCCGACTGTCGCAACAGCTATCGAAATCGATGAAAATGGCGAAATAATCTCTCAAAAGGAAGTTTCCATTTCCGATATTGTTTTGGATGATTTGCTACTGGTCAAACCTGGTGAAAAGATTCCTGTTGACGGTGATGTTGTCGGCGGAGAATCTTATGTTGATGAATCAATGATTAATGGTGAGCCGATTCCTAAAGTTAAAAAAGATGGTGAGGAAGTATTTGCAGGAACAATTAATCAGGATGGAGTATTGCATATCAAAGCTAAAAAGATTGGTAAAGAGACAGTATTGTCAAATATCATCCGTTTGGTTGAAAAAGCACAGTCTTCAAGACCTCCAGTTCAAAAATTTGCAAATACAATCGTGTCATACTTTATTCCAGTCATTTTAACAATAGCAATTGTCGTATTCTTAATCTGGTACTTTGTATTGGGAGCTTCTTTACTGTTCTCACTCACATGTTTGATTTCAATTTTGGTAGTCGCATGTCCATGTGCATTGGGTCTTGCTACTCCAACAGCTGTTACTGTAGGTGTTGGAAGGGCTGCAGAATACGGAATTTTAATCAAGAATGGGGATACCCTTGAAAATGCGGGACAAATTGATGTAGCCGCATTTGATAAAACAGGAACAATCACTGAAGGAAAACCGGAAGTCGATGATGTTATTGCATATGGAGTTTCTGATGAAGAATTAATTAGGCTTGCAGCCAGTGTTGAACAGAATTCCAATCATCCAATCGCTAAAGCCATTGTGAACAAATCTAAGGAATTGAATATTGGTTTGGAATCAACAGAAACTTTTGAAAACATCACGGGTAAAGGTTTAAAGGCCGTATTAAATGGCAGTGAAGTTTTGGCAGGTAATTTGGCTTTAATGCAATCCGAAGAAGTTGAAGTTTCCGATGACTTGATTGATAAGTATCATGAACTTGAAAAATTATCTAAAACAATCATATTTTTAGCTCAGGATAAATCCATAAAAGGCATCTTAAGCTTGTCCGATAAGATTAAACCAACATCCAAAAGGACAATTGATGAACTGCACAAGATGGGCGTTGAAACTTACATGTTAACAGGAGACAATGAATCCACTGCACTTAATGTTGCCCGTGAAGTCGGTATTGACAATGTGAAGGCGGGGGTTCTTCCTGAAAACAAATTAGATATTGTTAAACAGGCTCAAGCAAATCATACTAAAAAAGTTTTATTCGTTGGAGATGGTATTAACGATGCCCCTGCTCTTACTCAGGCAGACATTGGGGTAGCTATGGGTAACGGTACTGATATTGCTATGGAAAGCGGTGATATTGTTGTTATGGAAGGAGATTTGGAAAATGTGGTTGCTGCCGTTCAATTTTCTAAAAAAGTGATGCGCAGGATTAAAGAAAACATTTTCTGGGCATTCGCATATAACACAATATTGATTCCTATTGCTGCAGGTGTCTTATATCCTACTTTCGGAATCACATTTGAACCGGCATTGGCAGGTCTTGCTATGGCAATGAGTTCAGTAACAGTCATAACTCTTTCATTAATGCTTAAGAGATATGTTCCAGAAATAAAAAGAAAAAATAGTAAAAATTAA